A single window of Sneathiella limimaris DNA harbors:
- a CDS encoding dihydrolipoyl dehydrogenase family protein, which translates to MDIIKTNICVIGGGSGGLSVAAGAVQMGADTVLVEGGKMGGDCLNYGCVPSKALIAAAKKAVSLKTADAFGVSGPDPVVDYAAVMDHVADVIAGIEPHDSVERFEGLGVKVLQGYGEFVSPSQLKVGETVVEARRFVIATGSSPTAPPVPGLDQVNYLTNETLFANRIKPEHLIVIGGGPIGMEMAQAHARLGCKVTLLEAFSVLAKDDPELTTVVKEAVIASGVDIREQVKIASVKQVQDGSYEIDLEEGGTSETLKSSHLLVAAGRKPNIDRLGLEAANIKHSARGIEVDRQLKTSNRRVFAIGDVTGGYQFTHVAGYHAGIVIRNALFRLPAKVNYDALPWVTYTDPELANVGLSEKAAKEKFGDRVRVLEFDYAENDRARAERLTVGKVKAITDHKGKILGAAIVGAQAGELIQPWALAITGKLKISAMASYISPYPTLSEINKRAAGSFYTPQLFSEKTRKIVRFLSRFG; encoded by the coding sequence ATGGACATTATCAAAACAAACATTTGCGTCATTGGTGGCGGCTCCGGTGGATTAAGTGTCGCTGCAGGTGCTGTTCAGATGGGGGCGGATACCGTTCTTGTCGAAGGTGGCAAAATGGGCGGTGATTGCTTGAATTATGGCTGTGTTCCCTCCAAAGCACTCATTGCAGCTGCTAAGAAAGCGGTGTCGTTAAAAACGGCTGACGCATTTGGGGTCAGTGGGCCTGATCCCGTCGTCGATTATGCCGCAGTTATGGATCATGTGGCAGATGTGATTGCCGGAATTGAACCGCATGACTCTGTGGAGCGGTTTGAGGGGCTCGGTGTAAAGGTTCTCCAGGGTTATGGAGAATTTGTTAGCCCTTCACAATTAAAAGTCGGGGAGACGGTGGTTGAAGCTCGCCGTTTTGTCATTGCGACCGGCTCCTCACCCACGGCCCCTCCTGTTCCAGGACTTGATCAGGTTAATTACCTGACGAATGAAACCTTGTTTGCAAACCGTATCAAGCCAGAGCATCTGATTGTCATTGGCGGCGGGCCAATTGGTATGGAAATGGCCCAAGCCCATGCTCGCCTTGGCTGCAAGGTTACACTTCTTGAGGCATTTTCTGTTCTTGCGAAAGATGATCCGGAATTAACCACTGTTGTGAAAGAAGCTGTGATCGCCAGTGGCGTTGATATTCGGGAGCAGGTCAAGATCGCATCAGTAAAGCAAGTTCAAGATGGCAGTTATGAGATTGATCTGGAAGAAGGCGGAACAAGTGAAACCCTGAAATCTTCCCACTTATTGGTAGCGGCGGGGCGAAAGCCGAATATAGATCGCCTAGGTCTTGAAGCGGCAAATATTAAGCACTCTGCGAGAGGGATTGAGGTTGATCGGCAGTTGAAAACCAGTAATCGGCGTGTTTTTGCCATTGGGGATGTAACCGGTGGCTATCAATTTACCCATGTGGCCGGATACCATGCTGGAATTGTCATTCGGAATGCCTTGTTTCGACTACCAGCCAAGGTGAATTATGATGCGTTACCCTGGGTGACTTATACTGACCCGGAACTTGCGAATGTCGGTCTATCGGAAAAAGCCGCCAAAGAAAAGTTTGGAGATCGCGTTCGGGTTTTGGAATTTGACTATGCGGAAAATGATCGCGCCCGTGCGGAGCGACTGACCGTTGGTAAGGTTAAGGCCATCACGGATCATAAGGGAAAAATTCTCGGTGCTGCAATTGTTGGGGCTCAGGCTGGTGAACTCATTCAGCCATGGGCTCTTGCCATTACGGGTAAGCTGAAGATCTCAGCAATGGCAAGCTATATCTCCCCCTATCCGACTTTGTCGGAAATAAATAAAAGAGCGGCAGGTAGTTTCTATACGCCGCAACTCTTTAGTGAGAAAACACGCAAGATTGTTCGTTTTTTGAGCAGGTTTGGATGA
- a CDS encoding sensor histidine kinase — translation MTLIRALTRSFKSLSARLLLLTILFVMLAEVLIFVPSVAFFRENYLVKKAEFAHLASLALLASPDLMVSKELKQELLFRVGVRSIVFRSANSSMLMLSEEMPPEVDRTFDLANTSPMILIKDAMEALMMGEGRIIRVTAPIKDAPTSSLEMVLDEAPIIEAMLDYSWNIFQLSLVISVLTAVLVFISLHGLMVRPMGRLVASMIAFRRSPEDTTVGIVPSGRVDEIGVAEKELEIMQSTVRNALKQKEHLAALGTAVTKISHDLRNILSTSHIVTDSLSAVDDPMVQKTIPRLVGSIDRAIELCTQTLRFGKAAERAPQRESFDFHQLVEEVRATLLADEQSGIDWQNKVPEGFDLYADREQIFRVLLNLGRNSIEAMGHSGKLEISVEKQEGKVAVRVADTGPGIPERARQHLFEPFTGSVKSGGTGLGLSISKELIEAHGGTIAVKQTGPTGTVFIINLID, via the coding sequence ATGACACTCATCCGCGCCTTGACCAGAAGCTTTAAGAGCCTTTCTGCCCGATTGCTGCTATTGACAATTTTATTTGTCATGCTCGCTGAGGTGCTGATTTTTGTACCGTCAGTCGCCTTTTTTAGGGAAAACTATCTGGTTAAAAAGGCCGAGTTTGCGCATCTGGCTTCCCTTGCCCTTCTGGCCTCTCCTGACCTGATGGTGTCGAAGGAATTGAAGCAGGAGCTTCTCTTTCGAGTGGGCGTTCGCTCCATCGTGTTTCGAAGTGCAAATTCCTCGATGCTGATGTTGTCGGAAGAAATGCCCCCGGAAGTCGATCGAACATTTGATCTGGCAAACACATCCCCCATGATCCTTATTAAGGACGCGATGGAAGCTTTGATGATGGGGGAGGGGCGGATAATTCGGGTGACAGCCCCCATCAAGGATGCACCGACTTCTTCGTTGGAAATGGTTCTGGATGAGGCACCGATTATCGAAGCCATGCTCGATTATTCATGGAATATCTTTCAATTATCATTGGTTATTTCAGTGCTGACGGCGGTTCTTGTCTTTATCAGTCTGCATGGGCTGATGGTCCGTCCCATGGGTCGACTTGTCGCCAGCATGATTGCCTTTCGCCGATCCCCTGAGGACACGACGGTTGGGATTGTCCCTTCTGGTCGGGTTGACGAAATCGGTGTTGCGGAAAAAGAGTTGGAAATCATGCAATCCACTGTTCGAAACGCCTTGAAACAGAAAGAGCATTTGGCCGCACTCGGAACAGCTGTGACCAAAATCAGTCATGATCTTCGAAATATCCTTTCAACCTCGCACATTGTGACAGACAGCTTATCTGCTGTTGATGATCCGATGGTGCAAAAAACAATTCCTCGTTTGGTGGGAAGCATAGACCGCGCCATTGAGCTCTGTACGCAAACGTTAAGATTTGGAAAGGCTGCGGAAAGGGCTCCGCAACGGGAAAGTTTTGATTTTCACCAATTGGTAGAAGAAGTTCGCGCAACGCTGCTAGCAGACGAGCAGTCTGGAATCGATTGGCAAAACAAGGTGCCAGAGGGGTTTGATCTCTACGCTGACCGGGAACAGATTTTTCGGGTTCTGTTAAACCTTGGCCGGAATTCCATCGAAGCGATGGGGCATTCTGGTAAGCTGGAAATTTCCGTTGAAAAACAAGAAGGTAAAGTGGCTGTTCGCGTCGCAGATACTGGGCCTGGGATCCCAGAAAGAGCCCGCCAACATTTGTTTGAGCCTTTCACAGGATCTGTTAAGAGCGGTGGCACGGGGCTAGGCCTCTCTATCTCAAAAGAATTGATTGAAGCGCATGGCGGTACTATCGCTGTTAAACAAACAGGGCCAACTGGGACAGTCTTCATTATTAACCTTATTGATTAA
- a CDS encoding methyltransferase domain-containing protein: MTWNPDHYHLYTDHRLRPALDLLAQVDLTLPMAIYDLGCGTGNVTALLSQRWNSAIVVGLDSSEEMLEVAKKEHPALEWVHGSIEDFNPASKASLIFSNAALHWLDDHETLFGNLIKQLREGGILAVQMPNNFTAPSHQNLYDLAQSDKWIDKLGHLVRPAPVHNCEFYYDLLSPITERLNIWETTYYQVLNGKNAVLEWTRSTALMPFLQALDDKDVQEFEDEYASLLLQDYPLREDGSTLYPFSRLFIVAQVAD, from the coding sequence ATGACTTGGAATCCCGATCACTATCACCTTTATACGGATCATCGTTTACGGCCTGCATTGGATCTGCTGGCACAGGTAGATTTAACGCTGCCAATGGCTATTTACGATCTGGGGTGCGGGACCGGCAATGTGACAGCGCTTTTATCTCAGCGCTGGAATTCGGCTATTGTTGTCGGGCTTGATAGTTCAGAGGAAATGCTGGAAGTTGCCAAGAAGGAGCATCCTGCGTTGGAGTGGGTGCATGGTTCTATTGAGGATTTTAATCCGGCGAGTAAGGCCAGCCTGATTTTCAGTAATGCGGCCCTACACTGGCTGGATGATCACGAAACGCTTTTCGGGAACTTGATCAAACAGTTGCGTGAGGGGGGTATCCTTGCGGTTCAGATGCCAAATAACTTCACGGCTCCCTCTCATCAGAACCTCTATGATCTCGCCCAATCGGATAAGTGGATTGATAAGTTGGGGCATCTTGTGCGCCCGGCTCCCGTTCACAATTGTGAGTTCTATTACGATCTTTTATCTCCAATCACAGAACGCTTGAATATATGGGAAACAACCTATTACCAGGTCCTCAATGGAAAGAATGCAGTTCTTGAATGGACTCGAAGCACAGCCTTGATGCCATTTCTTCAGGCGTTGGATGACAAAGACGTGCAAGAGTTTGAAGATGAATACGCGAGCCTGCTCCTGCAAGACTATCCACTGCGGGAAGATGGATCTACTCTATATCCGTTCTCAAGACTGTTTATTGTCGCGCAGGTCGCTGACTAA
- a CDS encoding SAM hydrolase/SAM-dependent halogenase family protein → MILLFTDFGLAGPYTGQMIAAIRQAGYGGDVISLFADAPAFSPRHSGRLLSKYHQAFPAGSVFLTVIDPGVGSSRKPLAIHCQDKWFIGPDNGLFEYLYRQDANFTAYEIVWKPERLSSSFHGRDLFAPVAAEVASNQLDLDKMRKLSPETLIRFQWSDQPAEIVYVDVYGNCMTGMDMRPPNGFVNFGDQKIPFCSTFSDVPEGEPLCYMNSNGLLEIAVNQGSASERLGIQVGHSFTVPGA, encoded by the coding sequence ATGATCCTCCTTTTTACGGATTTTGGATTGGCTGGCCCGTACACGGGTCAAATGATTGCGGCTATCCGGCAGGCTGGATATGGGGGCGATGTCATTTCTCTTTTTGCGGATGCCCCGGCATTCTCCCCAAGACATAGCGGTCGATTACTATCTAAGTATCATCAGGCTTTTCCTGCGGGGAGTGTCTTTCTAACAGTTATTGATCCAGGTGTCGGAAGCAGCCGAAAGCCGCTGGCTATCCATTGTCAGGACAAATGGTTCATTGGGCCAGATAATGGTCTCTTTGAATATTTATACCGACAGGATGCCAACTTCACTGCATATGAAATTGTCTGGAAGCCCGAACGGCTGTCGAGCAGTTTTCATGGTCGGGATCTTTTTGCACCAGTCGCTGCTGAAGTTGCGTCAAACCAGCTGGATTTGGACAAAATGCGGAAGCTTTCACCTGAAACGCTTATACGGTTTCAATGGTCGGATCAGCCGGCAGAAATCGTCTATGTCGACGTTTATGGGAACTGCATGACGGGAATGGATATGCGACCCCCAAATGGATTTGTGAATTTTGGCGATCAGAAAATACCTTTTTGCTCGACATTTTCTGATGTGCCGGAGGGTGAGCCGCTTTGCTATATGAATTCAAACGGTCTCTTGGAAATTGCCGTTAATCAGGGGTCGGCTAGTGAGCGTCTCGGGATCCAGGTTGGTCACTCTTTCACTGTCCCGGGAGCCTAA
- the ggt gene encoding gamma-glutamyltransferase encodes MKNQRSAFCRIHSICSKILLGLTVSLLTFTASAEGKYMVSAANPHAAKAGQEILAKGGSAVDAAIAIQMVLTLVEPQSSGIGGGAFMLFYDKGSKSITTFDGREKAPAAVTPDYFLKEDGTKLKFYEAVVGGKAVGVPGVLAMLEKAHQKYGKLPWKDLFSAAITLSEEGFEISPRLHYLLDRDKFLKTKAIAADYFYNTDGSAKPVGTVLTNPELAATLTLIAEKGSQGFYKGAIAEDIVKAVANDAKNPGLLNLQDLATYESKERTPVCILYRTNKVCGMGPPTSGGLTSLQILKLLERYPLGSLKPLSTKSIHLIAEASALAFADRGLFMADEDFVSFPKEGLLSAAYTARRSSLIQDGQTNIPYSAGDPDKAGYDLSPDQAIELPSTSHFSVVDQEGNAVSMTTSVENVFGSRLMVRGFILNNQLTDFSFLPEKAGQLINNRIEPGKRPRSSMSPTIVLDEQDQLRLVIGSPGGSRIIGYVTKTLIANLDWGLSIQEAINLPHFINRNGTLDLEEDTQLGTLQEALEKLGHKVKLRSLNSGLHGIEVVQGELRGGADPRREGVVLGN; translated from the coding sequence ATGAAGAACCAACGCTCGGCATTCTGTAGAATTCATTCTATCTGCTCCAAAATCCTGCTCGGCCTTACCGTCTCACTCCTAACTTTCACGGCTTCTGCTGAAGGCAAATATATGGTTTCTGCAGCGAATCCGCATGCAGCGAAAGCAGGCCAGGAGATTTTAGCAAAAGGCGGCAGTGCCGTGGATGCTGCAATCGCAATCCAAATGGTTTTGACACTTGTCGAGCCGCAATCCTCTGGGATCGGCGGGGGCGCCTTTATGCTCTTTTATGACAAAGGTTCCAAATCAATTACCACATTTGATGGGCGTGAAAAGGCACCAGCTGCGGTTACACCTGATTATTTTCTGAAAGAAGATGGCACCAAATTAAAGTTTTACGAGGCTGTTGTCGGCGGAAAGGCGGTTGGGGTTCCTGGCGTTTTGGCCATGCTTGAAAAGGCGCACCAAAAATATGGGAAGCTACCCTGGAAAGACCTTTTCTCAGCAGCTATTACGCTCTCCGAAGAAGGTTTTGAGATCTCTCCGCGTCTCCATTATCTGCTGGATCGAGACAAGTTTTTAAAAACCAAAGCCATTGCTGCAGACTATTTTTACAATACGGATGGCTCTGCCAAGCCGGTTGGAACCGTTTTGACAAATCCTGAACTGGCAGCCACTCTTACCTTGATCGCAGAGAAGGGCAGCCAGGGTTTTTATAAAGGAGCAATTGCCGAAGATATTGTCAAAGCCGTTGCGAATGATGCTAAAAACCCCGGCCTTTTAAACCTCCAGGATCTGGCAACCTATGAAAGCAAAGAGCGGACACCTGTTTGCATCCTGTACCGCACCAATAAGGTCTGCGGCATGGGTCCGCCGACCTCAGGTGGCCTGACAAGTTTGCAAATTCTGAAACTTCTGGAACGCTATCCTCTTGGCTCTCTAAAGCCTCTCTCGACCAAGTCTATCCACCTGATTGCTGAGGCCAGTGCTCTCGCCTTTGCGGATCGGGGACTATTTATGGCCGATGAAGATTTCGTCTCTTTTCCGAAGGAGGGACTGCTTTCAGCTGCATATACGGCGCGGCGCTCCAGTCTTATTCAAGATGGCCAGACGAACATACCTTACTCGGCTGGCGATCCGGATAAAGCCGGGTATGACCTGTCTCCTGATCAGGCTATTGAACTACCATCAACCAGTCACTTTAGTGTCGTGGATCAGGAGGGGAACGCTGTTTCCATGACAACTTCCGTTGAAAACGTCTTTGGCTCCCGACTGATGGTCCGCGGATTTATCTTGAACAATCAACTGACTGATTTTTCCTTCCTACCTGAAAAAGCCGGCCAATTGATCAATAACCGGATCGAGCCCGGGAAGCGCCCTCGCAGCTCTATGTCACCAACGATTGTTCTGGATGAACAGGATCAGCTCCGTCTTGTTATTGGTTCTCCCGGCGGCAGCAGAATTATCGGGTATGTCACTAAAACCCTTATTGCAAACCTTGATTGGGGTCTTTCCATTCAGGAGGCTATCAACCTGCCCCATTTCATCAATCGGAACGGAACCTTGGATCTCGAGGAAGACACTCAACTCGGAACCTTGCAGGAGGCGCTGGAAAAATTGGGGCATAAAGTAAAACTTCGATCTCTCAACAGCGGCTTACATGGCATTGAAGTTGTTCAAGGAGAACTAAGGGGTGGTGCGGATCCAAGACGAGAAGGTGTGGTCCTGGGAAATTAG
- a CDS encoding P1 family peptidase, whose translation MIKPGNKNLITDVEGIQVGNAHDAEVFTGVTAVIPERSAVGGVDVRGGGPGTRETEVLRPDCLVDRVDGIVLSGGSVFGLESAAGATSALHHMKRGYQLKNLTIPIVPSAVLFDLANDGNKDWGDIPPYRDLGRQAVENISDTFELGNIGAGYGAAAGTIKGGLGSASAVSDDGVQVGAVIAVNPVGSVLIPGTPNFWAWPLEQNGEFGGLGAPDLAEDISLEAISSGRLMENTTIGVVATNVTLNKAQAQRVAIMAQDGYARAIRPVHTPMDGDTIFTLSTERKSLDIPEPLALARIGAIAADCVARAVARAVYNAESLGNLPGYHAKFKKT comes from the coding sequence ATGATAAAGCCAGGCAATAAGAACCTGATTACAGACGTTGAAGGCATTCAAGTTGGAAATGCACATGATGCCGAGGTGTTCACTGGCGTGACCGCCGTTATTCCGGAAAGATCGGCCGTGGGTGGCGTTGATGTACGTGGCGGTGGACCGGGCACACGGGAAACAGAAGTTTTACGGCCCGATTGCCTTGTCGATCGCGTGGACGGAATTGTCCTGAGTGGTGGGTCTGTATTTGGGCTTGAGTCTGCAGCAGGTGCAACCTCGGCCCTTCATCATATGAAACGCGGATATCAGCTGAAAAACCTAACTATTCCGATTGTTCCGTCAGCAGTGCTTTTTGATCTTGCGAATGACGGAAATAAAGACTGGGGTGATATACCACCCTATAGAGATCTTGGACGTCAGGCCGTTGAAAATATCAGTGATACTTTTGAGCTTGGGAATATCGGTGCAGGCTATGGGGCCGCTGCAGGGACAATAAAAGGGGGACTTGGTAGTGCTTCGGCTGTCTCGGATGATGGTGTTCAGGTAGGCGCGGTCATTGCAGTTAATCCAGTTGGGAGTGTGCTTATACCTGGAACACCAAATTTTTGGGCGTGGCCGCTTGAGCAGAACGGAGAGTTTGGCGGATTGGGAGCGCCGGATCTTGCTGAAGATATTTCGCTTGAGGCGATTAGCAGTGGCCGATTGATGGAGAATACCACGATTGGCGTTGTCGCAACCAATGTCACCTTAAACAAAGCGCAGGCCCAGCGGGTCGCAATCATGGCACAGGATGGTTATGCCCGTGCAATACGGCCTGTACATACCCCGATGGATGGGGATACTATCTTTACACTATCCACGGAAAGAAAATCCCTGGATATACCCGAACCACTCGCTTTGGCCCGGATCGGGGCTATCGCAGCGGATTGCGTCGCAAGGGCAGTGGCCCGCGCCGTATATAATGCAGAAAGTTTGGGGAATTTGCCCGGCTATCACGCAAAATTTAAGAAAACATAG
- a CDS encoding ABC transporter substrate-binding protein — MKKLLVAVALASAVLAPVVAEAAKTSVTYAMRLEPPGLDPRTGAAAAISRITLYNIYEGLTRIDSEGKVQPLLAKSWTVSPDGLVYTFKLEEGVKFHDGADFDSSDVKYTFEQNAAENSQNKRKGRFTNIASIETPDVATVVLTLKEPRADFIAQLGESTAVIVDPASDATNATAPVGTGPYKLDRWIKGDQVRLVMADTYRDKGSLKLEKATFRFINDPAARMASLMTGDVDFTAVPNETIQQFKLGDQFVVMEGTTNGETILSTNNANPALSKLKVRQAIAHAINRQEIIDGAMFGYGTPIGSHFAPHHPDYVDLTGTYPYDPEKSKALLAEAGYPNGLELSLKLPPVDDYARKGGQIVAAQLEKVGFKIKIENVDWPKWLDEVYKKKNYDLSIVSHVEPMDINIYARENYYFNYKNPAFNKVINEAETALNDAERSAKLKEAQVMLAEDAVNGFMFQLANVQVMRKGLKGVWKDAHLFATDVARMSWED; from the coding sequence ATGAAGAAATTACTGGTAGCAGTTGCTCTGGCATCGGCCGTTTTGGCTCCGGTGGTGGCAGAAGCTGCAAAAACATCGGTAACCTATGCGATGCGTCTGGAACCGCCAGGGCTTGATCCGAGAACAGGGGCTGCAGCCGCTATTTCTCGTATTACCCTTTACAATATATACGAAGGCCTGACCCGGATTGACTCTGAGGGTAAGGTGCAGCCGCTGCTGGCGAAAAGCTGGACAGTGAGCCCAGATGGTCTGGTTTATACCTTCAAGCTTGAAGAAGGTGTGAAATTCCACGACGGAGCAGATTTCGATTCCAGCGATGTCAAATATACATTTGAGCAAAACGCTGCAGAAAACAGCCAGAACAAACGTAAAGGTCGCTTCACCAATATTGCCTCTATTGAGACACCAGATGTGGCTACAGTTGTTCTGACACTAAAAGAGCCCCGGGCTGATTTTATTGCTCAATTGGGCGAGTCAACGGCTGTGATTGTTGACCCGGCTTCTGACGCGACTAATGCAACAGCGCCAGTTGGTACAGGCCCCTATAAGCTGGACCGCTGGATCAAAGGTGATCAGGTTCGTCTCGTGATGGCAGATACCTATCGGGATAAAGGAAGTCTGAAACTCGAAAAAGCGACCTTCCGCTTTATCAATGATCCAGCTGCCCGGATGGCTAGCCTGATGACGGGTGATGTTGATTTTACAGCAGTACCAAACGAGACTATTCAGCAGTTTAAGCTGGGTGATCAGTTCGTTGTGATGGAGGGAACCACAAACGGTGAGACCATCCTCAGCACCAACAATGCCAACCCTGCTTTATCTAAGCTGAAGGTTCGTCAGGCGATTGCACATGCCATTAACCGTCAGGAAATTATCGATGGTGCAATGTTTGGCTATGGCACACCTATTGGATCACATTTTGCGCCGCATCATCCGGACTATGTCGATCTGACTGGTACCTATCCATATGATCCTGAAAAATCAAAGGCTTTGTTGGCAGAGGCTGGTTATCCAAATGGACTTGAGCTGTCCTTGAAATTGCCACCAGTTGATGATTATGCCCGTAAAGGCGGTCAGATCGTAGCCGCTCAGCTTGAAAAAGTTGGTTTCAAGATCAAGATTGAAAATGTGGATTGGCCAAAATGGCTGGACGAAGTTTATAAGAAGAAAAACTACGACCTGTCCATCGTTAGTCATGTTGAGCCCATGGATATCAATATCTATGCGCGCGAAAACTACTATTTCAACTACAAAAACCCAGCCTTTAATAAAGTTATTAATGAGGCTGAGACTGCCCTCAATGATGCTGAACGAAGCGCCAAGTTGAAAGAGGCTCAGGTGATGCTTGCTGAGGACGCTGTAAATGGCTTTATGTTCCAGCTGGCAAATGTGCAGGTTATGCGCAAAGGCCTGAAAGGTGTCTGGAAAGATGCACATCTCTTCGCAACTGATGTTGCCCGGATGAGCTGGGAAGACTAG
- a CDS encoding bifunctional GNAT family N-acetyltransferase/carbon-nitrogen hydrolase family protein, translated as MTAKKSVKGQKIKLIVRQANHSDIAGIVALSTKVYGPELSLTDKTIAGQISNFPEGQFVAEYNGRVVGHCATFIISGAIALKQHNWDQITGYGYASRHDLDGDYLYGMEVCVDPGYRRLRIGQRLYNARKKLCTDYHLKGIVFGGRMPGYGRRAKSFPDPTDYLDQVLEGQIKDTVINFHIRNGFEAIGVLKNYLPTDKSSRGHASHMIWHNPAIEEGDNRTPEQRGRTQNSVRIATVQYQVRKVNSFEDFAKQVEYFVDVAADYTADFVLFPELLTIPLVSMEPDRLSPQQSIELITNYTDQYVKFMQNLAVSYNINIIGGSHPTRIDEDTIENHAYIFLRDGQFHTQPKLHPTPNESYWWNIKGGDSLKAIQTDCGPIGVLVCYDTEFPEPVRHLTDQGAKILFVPFCTDERQGYLRVKYCCQARAVENQIYVATAGIVGNLPDVENMDVHYAESGIYTPCDFPFARDGIAAMTDVNTESIVFADLRLDQLTISRNSGTVRNLKDRRFDLYRVDWKKR; from the coding sequence ATGACCGCAAAAAAATCTGTAAAAGGACAAAAGATCAAGCTGATTGTCCGTCAGGCAAATCATTCTGACATCGCCGGAATTGTCGCACTCAGCACCAAAGTCTACGGACCCGAGCTGAGCCTTACCGACAAAACGATTGCGGGACAAATCTCCAATTTCCCAGAAGGCCAGTTTGTTGCTGAATATAATGGCCGTGTGGTTGGACATTGTGCGACCTTTATCATTTCTGGCGCTATTGCCCTTAAACAGCACAACTGGGATCAGATCACCGGGTACGGCTATGCATCCCGTCATGATTTGGATGGCGATTACCTCTATGGGATGGAAGTTTGTGTGGATCCAGGGTACCGCCGGTTGCGGATCGGACAACGCCTCTATAATGCTCGCAAAAAACTCTGCACCGATTATCACCTGAAAGGGATTGTATTTGGTGGACGCATGCCAGGATATGGACGCCGGGCCAAATCATTTCCAGACCCCACAGACTATCTGGATCAGGTTCTGGAAGGCCAAATCAAAGATACCGTTATCAATTTCCATATCCGCAATGGATTTGAAGCAATTGGTGTTCTGAAAAACTACCTGCCAACGGATAAGTCCTCTCGTGGGCATGCATCTCACATGATTTGGCATAACCCAGCCATTGAGGAGGGTGACAACCGAACACCAGAGCAACGAGGCCGGACGCAGAACTCAGTTCGCATCGCAACCGTTCAGTATCAGGTTCGCAAAGTTAATTCCTTCGAAGATTTCGCGAAACAGGTCGAATATTTTGTGGATGTCGCCGCAGATTATACGGCCGATTTTGTCCTCTTTCCGGAGCTACTGACCATTCCTCTTGTCTCTATGGAACCGGACAGATTATCCCCCCAGCAATCCATTGAGCTGATCACGAATTACACAGACCAATACGTCAAGTTCATGCAGAACCTGGCCGTCTCCTATAACATCAATATCATTGGCGGCTCACACCCGACCCGGATTGATGAAGACACGATTGAGAACCATGCCTACATCTTCCTAAGAGATGGACAGTTTCACACGCAGCCAAAGCTACACCCCACTCCCAACGAAAGTTATTGGTGGAATATCAAGGGCGGGGATAGCCTGAAGGCCATTCAAACGGACTGCGGGCCGATCGGTGTTCTGGTTTGCTATGACACAGAATTCCCTGAACCGGTTAGACACCTCACCGATCAGGGCGCCAAAATCCTCTTTGTTCCTTTCTGCACGGACGAACGGCAAGGCTATCTCAGAGTTAAATACTGCTGTCAGGCCCGGGCCGTCGAAAACCAGATCTATGTTGCGACGGCCGGCATTGTCGGTAACCTACCGGATGTGGAAAATATGGATGTGCATTATGCGGAAAGCGGGATCTACACACCTTGTGACTTCCCCTTTGCCCGGGACGGTATCGCTGCCATGACCGACGTCAACACAGAAAGCATCGTCTTCGCCGATTTACGTCTTGATCAGCTCACCATCAGCCGGAACTCCGGCACGGTTCGCAATCTGAAAGACCGGCGGTTTGATCTATATCGTGTAGACTGGAAGAAACGCTGA